A section of the Cervus canadensis isolate Bull #8, Minnesota chromosome 8, ASM1932006v1, whole genome shotgun sequence genome encodes:
- the MFSD13A gene encoding transmembrane protein 180 isoform X1, with translation MRLGGPWAWLLGLPTAVVYGSLALFVSVLHNVFLLYYVDTFVSVYKIDKAAFWVGETVFLLWNSLNDPLFGWLSDRRFLSSQPRSGTGLSSRAVVLARVRALGWHGPLLALSFLAFWVPWAPAGLQFLLCLCLYDGFLTLVDLHHHALLADLALSAHDRTHLNFYCSLFSAAGSLSVFASYAFWNKEDFSSFRAFCLALATGSGLGFVGAARLLRRRVEAAGREPGCPAMAVNGGLCEEELLVGGEDVGSITLGQYLQQLARHRNFLWFVGMDLVQVFHCHFNSNFFPLFLEHLLSDHISLSTGSFLLGISYVAPHLNNLYFLPLCRRWGVYAVVRGLFLLKLGLSLLMLLAGPDHPGLLCLFIASNRVFTEGTCKLLTLVVTDLVDEDLVLNHRKQAASALLFGMVALVTKPGQTFAPLLGTWLLCFYTGHDLFQQPPLAPVGSAQPWPEPPAPPPAQAPTLRQGCFYLLVLVPITCALLQLFTWSQFTLHGRRLHMVKAQRQNLSRAQTLDVKVV, from the exons ATGAGGCTGGGTGGGCCTTGGGCCTGGCTGCTGGGCCTGCCCACGGCTGTGGTCTATGGCTCCCTGGCCCTCTTTGTCTCTGTCCTGCACAACGTGTTCCTGCTTTACTACGTGGACACCTTTGTCTCCGTGTACAAGATCGACAAAGCTGCATTCTGGGTTGGAGAG ACGGTGTTTCTGCTCTGGAACAGTCTCAACGACCCCCTCTTCGGCTGGCTGAGTGACCGTCGGTTCCTCAGCTCCCAACCCCG GTCAGGCACTGGGCTCTCCTCAAGGGCTGTGGTGCTGGCACGTGTGCGGGCACTGGGCTGGCACGGGCCGCTGCTGGCTCTGTCGTTCCTGGCATTCTGGGTGCCCTGGGCGCCTGCTGGGCTTCAGTTCTTGCTGTGCCTGTGCCTCTACGACGGCTTCCTGACGCTCGTAGACCTGCACCATCATGCCTTGCTGGCCGACCTGGCCCTCTCAGCCCACGACCGCACCCACCTCAACTTCTACTGCTCCCTCTTCAGTGCAGCCGGCTCCCTGTCTGTCTTTGCCTCCTACGCCTTCTGGAACAAAGAGGACTTTTCTTCCTTCCGCGCCTTCTGCCTGGCGCTGGCCACTGGCTCCGGGCTGGGTTTTGTGGGGGCCGCACGGCTGCTGAGGCGGCGGGTTGAGGCGGCCGGCAGGGAGCCGGGGTGCCCAGCCATGGCTGTGAATGGCGG CCTGTGTGAAGAAGAGCTGCTTGTGGGCGGCGAGGATGTGGGTAGCATCACCTTGGGCCAGTACCTCCAGCAGCTGGCACGCCACCGGAACTTCCTGTGGTTTGTGGGCATGGATCTGGTGCAG GTCTTTCACTGCCACTTCAACAGCAACTTCTTTCCCCTCTTCCTGGAGCATCTGTTGTCAGACCACATCTCCCTCTCCACGGGCTCCTTCCTATTGG GCATCTCCTACGTCGCTCCCCACCTCAACAACCTCTACTTCCTGCCCCTGTGCCGGCGCTGGGGTGTCTACGCCGTGGTGCGGGGGCTCTTCCTGCTCAAGCTGGGCCTGAGCCTGCTTATGCTGTTGGCCGGCCCCGACCACCCCGGCCTGCTCTGCCTCTTCATTGCCAG CAACCGTGTCTTCACTGAGGGCACCTGTAAGCTGTTGACCTTGGTGGTCACGGACCTGGTGGACGAGGACCTGGTGCTCAATCACCGCAAGCAGGCAGCCTCGGCGCTTCTCTTTGGCATGGTGGCCCTGGTGACCAAGCCAGGCCAGACCTTCGCTCCGCTGCTGGGCACCTGGCTGCTCTGCTTCTACACAG GTCATGATCTCTTCCAGCAGCCCCCCCTGGCCCCTGTGGGGAGTGCTCAGCCCTGGCCAGAGCCCCCGGCTCCACCCCCGGCACAGGCCCCCACACTCCGCCAGGGCTGCTTCTACCTGCTGGTGCTGGTGCCCATCACCTGTGCTCTGCTGCAGCTCTTCACCTGGTCCCAGTTCACGCTGCATGGGAGACGCCTGCACATGGTCAAAGCCCAGCGCCAGAACCTGTCACGGGCCCAAACCCTGGACGTTAAGGTGGTGTGA
- the MFSD13A gene encoding transmembrane protein 180 isoform X2 — MAQDWSSPTSPSPELEDHCLSGTGLSSRAVVLARVRALGWHGPLLALSFLAFWVPWAPAGLQFLLCLCLYDGFLTLVDLHHHALLADLALSAHDRTHLNFYCSLFSAAGSLSVFASYAFWNKEDFSSFRAFCLALATGSGLGFVGAARLLRRRVEAAGREPGCPAMAVNGGLCEEELLVGGEDVGSITLGQYLQQLARHRNFLWFVGMDLVQVFHCHFNSNFFPLFLEHLLSDHISLSTGSFLLGISYVAPHLNNLYFLPLCRRWGVYAVVRGLFLLKLGLSLLMLLAGPDHPGLLCLFIASNRVFTEGTCKLLTLVVTDLVDEDLVLNHRKQAASALLFGMVALVTKPGQTFAPLLGTWLLCFYTGHDLFQQPPLAPVGSAQPWPEPPAPPPAQAPTLRQGCFYLLVLVPITCALLQLFTWSQFTLHGRRLHMVKAQRQNLSRAQTLDVKVV, encoded by the exons ATGGCTCAGGACTGGTCCTcgcccacctccccctccccagagcTGGAGGATCACTGCCT GTCAGGCACTGGGCTCTCCTCAAGGGCTGTGGTGCTGGCACGTGTGCGGGCACTGGGCTGGCACGGGCCGCTGCTGGCTCTGTCGTTCCTGGCATTCTGGGTGCCCTGGGCGCCTGCTGGGCTTCAGTTCTTGCTGTGCCTGTGCCTCTACGACGGCTTCCTGACGCTCGTAGACCTGCACCATCATGCCTTGCTGGCCGACCTGGCCCTCTCAGCCCACGACCGCACCCACCTCAACTTCTACTGCTCCCTCTTCAGTGCAGCCGGCTCCCTGTCTGTCTTTGCCTCCTACGCCTTCTGGAACAAAGAGGACTTTTCTTCCTTCCGCGCCTTCTGCCTGGCGCTGGCCACTGGCTCCGGGCTGGGTTTTGTGGGGGCCGCACGGCTGCTGAGGCGGCGGGTTGAGGCGGCCGGCAGGGAGCCGGGGTGCCCAGCCATGGCTGTGAATGGCGG CCTGTGTGAAGAAGAGCTGCTTGTGGGCGGCGAGGATGTGGGTAGCATCACCTTGGGCCAGTACCTCCAGCAGCTGGCACGCCACCGGAACTTCCTGTGGTTTGTGGGCATGGATCTGGTGCAG GTCTTTCACTGCCACTTCAACAGCAACTTCTTTCCCCTCTTCCTGGAGCATCTGTTGTCAGACCACATCTCCCTCTCCACGGGCTCCTTCCTATTGG GCATCTCCTACGTCGCTCCCCACCTCAACAACCTCTACTTCCTGCCCCTGTGCCGGCGCTGGGGTGTCTACGCCGTGGTGCGGGGGCTCTTCCTGCTCAAGCTGGGCCTGAGCCTGCTTATGCTGTTGGCCGGCCCCGACCACCCCGGCCTGCTCTGCCTCTTCATTGCCAG CAACCGTGTCTTCACTGAGGGCACCTGTAAGCTGTTGACCTTGGTGGTCACGGACCTGGTGGACGAGGACCTGGTGCTCAATCACCGCAAGCAGGCAGCCTCGGCGCTTCTCTTTGGCATGGTGGCCCTGGTGACCAAGCCAGGCCAGACCTTCGCTCCGCTGCTGGGCACCTGGCTGCTCTGCTTCTACACAG GTCATGATCTCTTCCAGCAGCCCCCCCTGGCCCCTGTGGGGAGTGCTCAGCCCTGGCCAGAGCCCCCGGCTCCACCCCCGGCACAGGCCCCCACACTCCGCCAGGGCTGCTTCTACCTGCTGGTGCTGGTGCCCATCACCTGTGCTCTGCTGCAGCTCTTCACCTGGTCCCAGTTCACGCTGCATGGGAGACGCCTGCACATGGTCAAAGCCCAGCGCCAGAACCTGTCACGGGCCCAAACCCTGGACGTTAAGGTGGTGTGA
- the MFSD13A gene encoding transmembrane protein 180 isoform X3 has product MRLGGPWAWLLGLPTAVVYGSLALFVSVLHNVFLLYYVDTFVSVYKIDKAAFWVGETVFLLWNSLNDPLFGWLSDRRFLSSQPRAAGSLSVFASYAFWNKEDFSSFRAFCLALATGSGLGFVGAARLLRRRVEAAGREPGCPAMAVNGGLCEEELLVGGEDVGSITLGQYLQQLARHRNFLWFVGMDLVQVFHCHFNSNFFPLFLEHLLSDHISLSTGSFLLGISYVAPHLNNLYFLPLCRRWGVYAVVRGLFLLKLGLSLLMLLAGPDHPGLLCLFIASNRVFTEGTCKLLTLVVTDLVDEDLVLNHRKQAASALLFGMVALVTKPGQTFAPLLGTWLLCFYTGHDLFQQPPLAPVGSAQPWPEPPAPPPAQAPTLRQGCFYLLVLVPITCALLQLFTWSQFTLHGRRLHMVKAQRQNLSRAQTLDVKVV; this is encoded by the exons ATGAGGCTGGGTGGGCCTTGGGCCTGGCTGCTGGGCCTGCCCACGGCTGTGGTCTATGGCTCCCTGGCCCTCTTTGTCTCTGTCCTGCACAACGTGTTCCTGCTTTACTACGTGGACACCTTTGTCTCCGTGTACAAGATCGACAAAGCTGCATTCTGGGTTGGAGAG ACGGTGTTTCTGCTCTGGAACAGTCTCAACGACCCCCTCTTCGGCTGGCTGAGTGACCGTCGGTTCCTCAGCTCCCAACCCCG TGCAGCCGGCTCCCTGTCTGTCTTTGCCTCCTACGCCTTCTGGAACAAAGAGGACTTTTCTTCCTTCCGCGCCTTCTGCCTGGCGCTGGCCACTGGCTCCGGGCTGGGTTTTGTGGGGGCCGCACGGCTGCTGAGGCGGCGGGTTGAGGCGGCCGGCAGGGAGCCGGGGTGCCCAGCCATGGCTGTGAATGGCGG CCTGTGTGAAGAAGAGCTGCTTGTGGGCGGCGAGGATGTGGGTAGCATCACCTTGGGCCAGTACCTCCAGCAGCTGGCACGCCACCGGAACTTCCTGTGGTTTGTGGGCATGGATCTGGTGCAG GTCTTTCACTGCCACTTCAACAGCAACTTCTTTCCCCTCTTCCTGGAGCATCTGTTGTCAGACCACATCTCCCTCTCCACGGGCTCCTTCCTATTGG GCATCTCCTACGTCGCTCCCCACCTCAACAACCTCTACTTCCTGCCCCTGTGCCGGCGCTGGGGTGTCTACGCCGTGGTGCGGGGGCTCTTCCTGCTCAAGCTGGGCCTGAGCCTGCTTATGCTGTTGGCCGGCCCCGACCACCCCGGCCTGCTCTGCCTCTTCATTGCCAG CAACCGTGTCTTCACTGAGGGCACCTGTAAGCTGTTGACCTTGGTGGTCACGGACCTGGTGGACGAGGACCTGGTGCTCAATCACCGCAAGCAGGCAGCCTCGGCGCTTCTCTTTGGCATGGTGGCCCTGGTGACCAAGCCAGGCCAGACCTTCGCTCCGCTGCTGGGCACCTGGCTGCTCTGCTTCTACACAG GTCATGATCTCTTCCAGCAGCCCCCCCTGGCCCCTGTGGGGAGTGCTCAGCCCTGGCCAGAGCCCCCGGCTCCACCCCCGGCACAGGCCCCCACACTCCGCCAGGGCTGCTTCTACCTGCTGGTGCTGGTGCCCATCACCTGTGCTCTGCTGCAGCTCTTCACCTGGTCCCAGTTCACGCTGCATGGGAGACGCCTGCACATGGTCAAAGCCCAGCGCCAGAACCTGTCACGGGCCCAAACCCTGGACGTTAAGGTGGTGTGA
- the C8H10orf95 gene encoding uncharacterized protein C10orf95 homolog has protein sequence MYAYYCREPGEDVWPLLQHLTYTYQPAPLLLPPIQAHNFCSRPWDLCAGEWAAPREYHCFHATGAPLEVAPPFWAFPPAYAAALRPPFPAPGYLGPSLQAPAATGRAAVESGAQWPEGGTLRAELRWGCIERALGPRLELPDSVRRELRRTYGTYPRTNVRVTYRGGEFLLQGAPRLREPEYRVKRGVLRPPASSDSGDDSPAGEALERGRRNKRKA, from the coding sequence ATGTACGCATACTACTGCCGAGAGCCTGGGGAGGACGTCTGGCCTCTACTGCAGCACCTCACCTACACCTACCAGCCCGCCCCTCTGCTGCTGCCCCCTATTCAAGCCCATAACTTCTGCAGCCGGCCCTGGGACCTGTGCGCCGGCGAGTGGGCTGCTCCGCGGGAATACCACTGCTTCCACGCCACCGGCGCGCCCCTGGAGGTCGCGCCGCCCTTTTGGGCCTTCCCGCCAGCCTACGCCGCGGCCCTGCGCCCGCCGTTCCCCGCGCCCGGCTACCTGGGGCCATCGCTGCAGGCGCCCGCGGCCACCGGGCGGGCGGCGGTCGAGAGCGGGGCGCAGTGGCCCGAAGGCGGCACCCTGCGGGCCGAGCTGCGGTGGGGCTGCATAGAGCGCGCACTCGGGCCGCGCCTCGAGCTGCCCGACTCGGTTCGCCGGGAGCTACGCCGCACGTACGGCACATACCCGCGCACCAACGTGCGCGTCACCTACCGCGGCGGCGAGTTCCTGCTCCAGGGCGCGCCGCGCCTGCGAGAGCCCGAGTACCGCGTCAAGAGGGGAGTTTTGCGGCCGCCGGCCAGCAGCGACAGCGGGGACGACAGTCCCGCAGGGGAAGCTTTGGAGCGCGGCCGCCGGAACAAGAGGAAGGCTTGA